One Proteinivorax tanatarense DNA segment encodes these proteins:
- a CDS encoding NAD(P)-binding protein → MKKNPRVAIMGAGVAGLACAYELEKMGVQPDIFEMAKQTGSRGFNHTLGWINLMYRPVQDPVMHLKEKYGLKLRAMEEIRRVNFYTANNSATLEGKLGYIFLSGPDERGITSQLKSHIETDIQYESITNFRELSQNYDHVVVATGTPEIPKLCGIWKTDISGYVRGATVKGNFDPKTVGMWMEKTYSQSGYGYFVPWNDRKGSLILNMLEVGEYGAKLCWDNFIDSLGWDVEYEEFYETPHNIGHVSKHQVENLYFVGLAGGFLDPLFAFGSIECLASGAAAAQSIVNGKDFTKLTHMWLRRNQQLLMMRRYVDKFKDEDFDRAFEVIKTPGFRSLVTRTNVNIIYLLSKLTNTFASKKVDRVLY, encoded by the coding sequence GTGAAAAAAAATCCTAGAGTTGCAATTATGGGTGCAGGAGTAGCAGGACTTGCTTGCGCTTATGAACTTGAAAAAATGGGTGTCCAACCAGATATATTTGAGATGGCCAAACAAACAGGTTCTAGGGGATTCAACCATACATTGGGTTGGATAAATTTAATGTACCGGCCGGTACAAGACCCTGTAATGCACCTTAAAGAAAAGTATGGGCTTAAATTAAGGGCGATGGAAGAGATTAGGCGGGTTAACTTCTATACCGCTAACAACTCCGCCACCCTAGAGGGAAAACTAGGATATATTTTTCTATCCGGTCCCGATGAAAGGGGGATAACCTCACAACTTAAATCTCATATAGAAACAGATATTCAGTATGAATCTATCACAAACTTTAGAGAGCTTTCCCAAAACTATGATCACGTAGTAGTTGCCACTGGAACACCGGAAATTCCAAAACTTTGTGGTATTTGGAAAACTGATATATCAGGATATGTACGAGGTGCCACAGTTAAGGGCAACTTCGACCCCAAAACCGTCGGCATGTGGATGGAAAAAACGTATTCACAAAGTGGATATGGATATTTCGTCCCCTGGAATGATAGAAAAGGTTCGTTAATTTTAAACATGCTAGAGGTGGGAGAATATGGGGCAAAGTTGTGCTGGGATAACTTCATTGATTCATTGGGTTGGGATGTGGAATATGAAGAGTTTTACGAAACACCCCATAACATTGGTCATGTTAGTAAACATCAGGTAGAAAATTTATATTTTGTTGGTCTAGCGGGAGGATTTTTAGACCCTTTATTCGCATTTGGTTCCATTGAATGTTTAGCTAGCGGCGCTGCTGCTGCTCAAAGCATAGTTAACGGCAAAGATTTTACAAAACTTACTCATATGTGGCTGAGGCGCAATCAACAACTTTTAATGATGAGAAGATATGTTGATAAATTTAAAGATGAGGACTTTGACCGTGCCTTTGAAGTTATTAAAACTCCAGGTTTTCGCTCCCTTGTCACACGAACCAATGTCAATATAATTTATCTGTTATCAAAGTTAACTAATACATTTGCTTCCAAAAAAGTGGATCGAGTTCTATACTAA
- a CDS encoding spore germination protein, with amino-acid sequence MDFKKPKKNLNKGKPIEKEVDDSIDEKGLVSTTLEVNTKHLETIFEDTMDFILRPMAMGARGELKMAVGYLETMTDNISISNYFLENLSTYNYSVPEKAEDKFKDLGKILESIPAALDIEESDRWDDVLEGIVEGKAAFFLEGYDKAWIVEARMWQERAVAEPQVEAVVQGPREGFVEGLQTNVSLIRRRLRTQDLMTKPITVGTTANTNIVICYLKGVADEKLVEEVEKRIQKVSIEGVISGNVINEMIEDTPMTPFKTIATTERPDKVAASLLEGRVGIITENTPLAMIVPSVFWQFFQASEDYYERFPIATFNRIMRMFSFVLVLSLTAFYVAIATYHQEMIPTQLAITMSSIREPVPFPTVVEALLLEGILEALREAGLRLPSAAGQAVGIVGALVMGQAAVEAGLVSPQMVIIVAAAGVSSFLIPDFSFVVSLRLLKFLLILLASVFGVFGLVMGLIAIMLHLNALQSFNIPFMTPVTPFKLRDMKDIFVRAPWFAMGKEGPSADDSEQSEVKSSNDENNEQYGGEGNEEDDNKEG; translated from the coding sequence ATGGATTTTAAAAAACCCAAAAAAAACTTAAACAAGGGAAAGCCTATAGAAAAAGAGGTTGATGATTCTATAGATGAGAAAGGCCTTGTTTCAACTACTTTAGAGGTTAATACCAAGCACTTAGAAACTATCTTTGAAGATACAATGGACTTTATTTTGAGGCCGATGGCAATGGGGGCAAGAGGCGAACTTAAGATGGCCGTAGGTTACCTTGAAACCATGACAGACAATATTTCGATAAGCAACTATTTTTTAGAAAACTTATCTACATATAATTACAGTGTCCCAGAAAAAGCAGAAGACAAGTTTAAAGATTTAGGTAAAATACTAGAATCTATCCCCGCAGCTTTAGACATTGAAGAAAGCGATAGATGGGATGATGTATTAGAAGGTATAGTAGAAGGAAAAGCTGCCTTTTTTTTAGAGGGATATGACAAAGCTTGGATAGTTGAGGCAAGGATGTGGCAGGAGCGCGCTGTGGCTGAACCACAGGTAGAAGCTGTAGTACAAGGCCCCCGCGAAGGATTTGTAGAGGGGCTACAAACAAATGTAAGTTTAATTAGACGAAGGTTAAGAACCCAAGACCTGATGACAAAACCTATAACTGTAGGAACTACAGCTAATACCAATATTGTAATTTGCTACCTAAAAGGAGTAGCTGATGAAAAGTTGGTTGAAGAAGTGGAAAAAAGGATCCAAAAAGTTTCAATTGAAGGAGTTATTTCCGGCAACGTAATTAATGAGATGATAGAGGATACTCCCATGACTCCATTTAAAACAATTGCCACTACTGAAAGACCAGATAAAGTAGCGGCTAGCCTATTAGAAGGTAGAGTGGGAATTATTACTGAAAACACTCCTTTAGCCATGATTGTGCCTTCAGTTTTTTGGCAATTTTTTCAAGCTAGCGAAGATTATTATGAAAGGTTTCCTATAGCAACTTTTAATAGAATTATGCGCATGTTTTCATTTGTATTGGTATTGTCTTTAACAGCATTTTATGTTGCCATTGCTACATATCATCAGGAGATGATTCCCACCCAGTTGGCAATCACCATGTCATCTATAAGAGAACCGGTTCCTTTTCCCACCGTTGTAGAGGCGTTGTTACTAGAAGGAATATTGGAAGCTTTAAGAGAGGCGGGTCTCAGGCTTCCATCAGCTGCCGGACAGGCGGTGGGAATAGTTGGAGCACTGGTAATGGGGCAAGCAGCCGTGGAAGCTGGCTTAGTTTCTCCTCAAATGGTAATAATAGTTGCGGCGGCAGGAGTTTCCTCCTTTTTAATTCCTGACTTCTCTTTTGTGGTTTCCCTTAGGTTGTTAAAATTTTTACTGATATTGCTAGCCAGTGTTTTTGGGGTTTTTGGTTTAGTTATGGGTCTGATAGCAATAATGCTCCATTTAAACGCCCTTCAAAGCTTTAATATCCCATTTATGACTCCTGTCACTCCATTTAAGCTTAGGGATATGAAAGATATATTTGTAAGAGCGCCATGGTTTGCTATGGGTAAAGAAGGTCCTTCAGCTGATGATAGCGAGCAGTCTGAAGTTAAAAGCTCCAATGATGAGAACAACGAACAATATGGTGGTGAAGGAAATGAAGAAGATGATAACAAAGAGGGTTAA
- the sppA gene encoding signal peptide peptidase SppA, with protein sequence MGYLLYGVQNGIYCISNRVRKIKKSPDYVRFFLEGQYVDLKEPKQNFIKSKIKKPKKSIQELCAQLEQVGNDDKVEGILLVIRPNLNLTMAQIQQLRTFIHQAKMKGKKVVAYSYQYTTNTYYLASVADKILLQPGGGIDPLGLRTGTMFIKGALDWIGIEMQMYNVSPYKSAADAMTKTTMTEEVKKMNNWILDSLYEQTLEAIAKGRGVTVEQAKKIIDNSPYVDKKAVENQLVDKLLNEEDIFNYLKDLEGKKIIIKNFKEAQKSLIRPSIKRPKDYIALIRIEGNIIDGKSSTTPFDLPIPFLGGKRVGDITVVDQIRKVQKDKRAKAAVIYIDSGGGSATSSEAMASAISRLAKEKPVVAYMSSVAASGGYYVATTADWIIAQPSTITGSIGVIYGKVVNKKMLEKMLLNYESVNRGENAEMLEGKNKLTENQEKKIKESLFRTYEVFLDRVIDGRSMLKEEVEKVAGGRVWTGKQAYEIGLVDDLGGIETALKKIYNLTSLDDKTPLKEIRVKPEQFIQPINSAAKLNTVLGDLNSLEGKNLYAAPTMWIKKS encoded by the coding sequence ATGGGATATTTACTTTATGGGGTACAAAATGGCATTTATTGTATATCTAATAGGGTCCGAAAAATTAAAAAATCCCCTGACTATGTTAGGTTTTTTTTAGAGGGCCAATATGTTGACTTAAAAGAACCAAAGCAAAACTTTATTAAAAGCAAAATTAAAAAGCCTAAAAAAAGCATACAAGAGTTATGTGCTCAGCTTGAACAAGTGGGAAATGATGACAAAGTAGAGGGTATATTGCTTGTTATAAGACCGAATCTTAACTTGACTATGGCACAAATACAACAGCTTCGCACTTTTATACATCAAGCAAAAATGAAGGGTAAAAAGGTAGTGGCCTATTCATACCAATATACTACTAATACCTATTATTTAGCATCCGTTGCTGATAAAATATTACTCCAACCAGGGGGCGGAATAGATCCATTAGGTTTAAGGACAGGCACAATGTTTATAAAAGGTGCTTTGGACTGGATAGGTATAGAAATGCAAATGTACAATGTAAGTCCTTATAAATCTGCCGCAGATGCGATGACAAAAACAACGATGACAGAAGAAGTAAAAAAGATGAACAACTGGATTTTAGACTCACTATATGAACAAACTTTAGAAGCCATAGCAAAAGGTCGTGGAGTAACAGTAGAGCAGGCTAAAAAAATAATAGATAACTCCCCTTATGTAGATAAAAAGGCTGTTGAAAATCAACTGGTGGATAAACTGTTAAATGAAGAAGATATATTCAACTACCTAAAAGACTTGGAAGGTAAAAAGATTATTATAAAAAACTTTAAAGAAGCACAAAAATCTTTAATAAGGCCTTCTATAAAAAGACCTAAAGACTATATTGCGTTAATTAGGATAGAGGGGAATATTATTGATGGGAAAAGTTCAACTACTCCATTTGATTTACCCATCCCATTTTTAGGAGGCAAGAGGGTTGGTGATATTACAGTAGTTGACCAAATTCGTAAAGTTCAGAAAGACAAAAGGGCTAAGGCTGCTGTAATTTATATTGATTCTGGTGGAGGCTCAGCTACTTCATCAGAGGCAATGGCCTCTGCAATTTCTAGGTTGGCAAAAGAAAAGCCGGTTGTAGCTTATATGTCATCAGTGGCTGCATCAGGAGGCTACTATGTAGCTACCACTGCCGACTGGATAATCGCGCAGCCTAGCACCATAACGGGATCCATAGGTGTGATATATGGCAAGGTGGTTAATAAAAAAATGTTAGAAAAAATGTTGCTGAACTACGAAAGTGTTAACAGAGGGGAAAATGCCGAGATGTTAGAAGGCAAAAACAAACTCACAGAAAATCAAGAGAAGAAAATTAAAGAATCTTTATTTAGAACATATGAAGTATTTTTAGATAGGGTAATCGATGGTAGAAGCATGCTAAAAGAGGAAGTAGAAAAAGTTGCTGGTGGCCGGGTTTGGACAGGTAAACAGGCGTATGAAATTGGGCTTGTAGATGATTTAGGAGGGATAGAAACAGCTTTAAAAAAGATATACAACTTAACATCTTTAGACGACAAAACACCCCTAAAAGAAATTAGAGTTAAGCCAGAGCAATTTATCCAACCTATCAACTCAGCTGCTAAACTTAACACTGTTTTAGGTGATCTAAATTCGCTAGAAGGAAAAAACCTGTACGCTGCACCAACTATGTGGATAAAAAAATCATAA
- a CDS encoding amidase family protein — MDKCKLDFLSEDIVLEHSIFELQKAMEKGITSSKEIVMAYLKRIAIYNKSGPKINAICEINPDALFIATTLDKERKQKGARSCLHGIPIVVKDNIDTGDKMHTTAGTLALKNSYAKKDAFLVKQLKTAGAIILGKASLTEFANFMSTKMPNGYSTVGGQVLNPYGPNKLDVGGSSSGSAAAVAANFACASIGTETSGSILSPSSQNSLVGIKPTVGMVSRSGIIPISYTQDTAGPMAKTVEDAVALLSVMMGIDECDAVTKNIPPGVGIDFSASFKKDGLKNAKIGVCKEFYESINKEKKLIMENAVNDLVKCGAKIVDIPKIHTHEITLSYEVLFHEFKHGINNYLNDLSSAPVKTLKDVIRFNLENKKVALKYGQDLLEASENTNGMLTDSKYLTELIRDQHYSQSAGIDAVMDKYDLDALLSPANYGAALPAKAGYPSITVPGGYTKSNEPVGITFTGKAFTEHRLVELAYSYEQATKHRIPPKLSY; from the coding sequence ATGGATAAGTGTAAGTTAGATTTTTTAAGTGAAGATATAGTATTGGAGCACTCCATTTTTGAACTTCAAAAAGCCATGGAAAAAGGGATTACTTCATCAAAAGAAATCGTAATGGCTTACCTTAAAAGAATTGCTATTTACAATAAGTCCGGACCTAAAATAAATGCTATTTGCGAAATTAATCCCGATGCTCTTTTTATAGCTACCACTTTAGATAAAGAAAGAAAACAAAAAGGTGCTAGAAGTTGCTTACATGGGATACCTATTGTTGTAAAAGATAACATTGATACCGGTGACAAAATGCATACTACAGCTGGTACACTTGCTTTAAAAAATAGTTATGCAAAGAAAGATGCTTTTTTAGTTAAGCAGCTTAAAACAGCTGGAGCGATAATTTTAGGTAAGGCTAGTTTAACAGAATTTGCAAATTTTATGTCCACTAAAATGCCCAATGGATATAGTACTGTGGGTGGTCAGGTTCTTAATCCATACGGACCAAATAAGTTAGATGTTGGTGGTTCTAGTTCAGGTTCAGCAGCTGCTGTAGCTGCTAATTTTGCTTGTGCTTCTATAGGGACAGAGACATCAGGCTCGATTTTAAGTCCCTCTAGTCAAAACTCTTTAGTTGGAATCAAACCCACTGTGGGAATGGTCAGCAGAAGTGGGATTATACCTATATCTTACACCCAGGACACTGCCGGGCCGATGGCAAAAACTGTGGAAGATGCTGTAGCTCTGTTAAGTGTAATGATGGGCATTGATGAATGCGATGCTGTTACTAAAAACATTCCACCAGGGGTTGGAATTGATTTTTCCGCATCTTTTAAAAAAGACGGTTTAAAAAATGCAAAGATAGGAGTTTGTAAAGAGTTTTATGAATCTATCAATAAAGAAAAAAAATTAATTATGGAAAATGCCGTTAATGACTTAGTTAAATGTGGAGCTAAAATCGTTGATATTCCAAAAATTCATACACATGAAATAACACTAAGCTATGAGGTATTGTTCCATGAATTTAAACATGGCATTAACAATTACTTAAATGATTTAAGCAGTGCCCCTGTTAAAACTTTAAAGGATGTTATTAGGTTTAATCTAGAGAACAAAAAGGTGGCGTTAAAGTACGGTCAAGATCTCTTAGAAGCCAGTGAGAATACCAACGGAATGTTAACTGATAGTAAGTACCTCACAGAATTGATAAGAGATCAGCATTACTCCCAAAGTGCTGGCATTGATGCCGTAATGGATAAATATGACTTAGACGCACTATTATCTCCCGCCAATTATGGAGCTGCCTTACCTGCAAAGGCTGGCTACCCTTCAATTACCGTGCCAGGGGGTTACACAAAGAGTAACGAACCAGTGGGTATCACCTTTACAGGCAAGGCCTTTACTGAGCATAGATTGGTGGAACTAGCATATAGCTATGAGCAAGCTACTAAGCATCGAATTCCTCCAAAACTAAGCTACTAA
- a CDS encoding NAD(P)/FAD-dependent oxidoreductase, which translates to MSKNKNKVAIMGAGIAGLSCAYELEKFGITPDVFEVMDQISGQGINHTVGWMNVMYRPIKDPLIYLKKRYGFNLRPIEKIRRVNFYSPNNSATLEGDLGYIHLSGPDKRSLYYQILPKIKTPIQYNQVVNFRDLSEEYDHVVIANGNSDITELCGLWKTDVAGYVRGATVYGSFDPQTIVMWFNTEYAQHAYAYFVPWNDRKGSLILNMLEVTLQGADICWNRFLNDINWNVEIAEVWEKVHHLGHVHKHFYDNLIFTGAAGGFLDPLFAFGNIATIESGGAAAKHIAKRADFSKEVSLWLNRNKKTLRLRRYVDKFTNDDFDKMLDYLKTPGFRTVAAKSNINIINLLSNVANTIVSKKIDTVFYPKEGVKQ; encoded by the coding sequence ATGTCCAAAAATAAAAACAAAGTTGCAATAATGGGAGCTGGAATTGCAGGCCTTTCTTGTGCTTATGAGCTTGAAAAGTTTGGAATAACACCGGATGTTTTTGAAGTAATGGACCAAATTAGTGGTCAAGGAATCAACCATACAGTAGGCTGGATGAATGTAATGTATCGACCAATTAAAGACCCACTAATTTATCTTAAAAAAAGATATGGTTTTAATTTAAGGCCCATAGAAAAAATTCGCAGAGTTAATTTTTACTCTCCAAATAATTCAGCAACACTAGAAGGAGATTTAGGATATATACATTTATCTGGCCCAGATAAGCGTTCTCTTTACTATCAAATACTACCCAAAATTAAAACCCCTATTCAATATAATCAAGTTGTTAATTTTAGAGATTTATCGGAGGAATATGACCACGTTGTCATAGCAAATGGCAACTCGGATATAACTGAGTTATGTGGGTTGTGGAAAACTGATGTGGCTGGATATGTACGGGGTGCTACAGTTTATGGTAGTTTTGACCCTCAAACGATTGTTATGTGGTTTAACACCGAATATGCTCAGCATGCCTATGCTTACTTTGTTCCATGGAACGACAGAAAAGGCTCGTTAATACTCAATATGCTTGAAGTAACTCTTCAAGGGGCTGACATATGCTGGAATAGGTTTTTAAATGATATTAACTGGAATGTAGAAATAGCAGAAGTATGGGAAAAAGTCCATCACCTAGGTCATGTTCATAAACATTTTTACGACAACCTAATCTTTACTGGAGCTGCTGGTGGCTTTTTAGATCCATTGTTTGCCTTTGGAAATATTGCAACTATTGAAAGTGGTGGAGCTGCTGCTAAGCACATTGCTAAAAGGGCAGACTTCAGCAAAGAAGTTAGTTTATGGCTTAACAGAAATAAAAAAACATTAAGATTAAGAAGATATGTTGATAAATTTACAAATGACGACTTTGACAAAATGCTGGACTATCTTAAAACTCCTGGGTTTAGAACCGTTGCTGCAAAATCAAATATCAATATTATTAATCTTCTATCTAACGTTGCCAATACTATAGTATCCAAAAAAATCGATACTGTATTTTATCCCAAGGAGGGTGTAAAACAGTGA
- a CDS encoding methyl-accepting chemotaxis protein, with protein sequence MKIGIVGGGEGGTEIIRVLSGLSNVELAWVTDIDPKAPGLMIAKENGVLTKQDFLPLLSEEIDCVIEATGVPAVKKSLIGNISENTTLIDGKGANLIMEIVQGRNTLIAELKSMADKLKNDLETLNKNLQVVGDAVKEVETGVQKLRDMNHTLQTESKQAVVSVDRTESVLSLIKSISHQTKILGINSSIEAARAGEVGKGFNVVAGEIQKLATTSNSSVEEIEQILRNIKDCIDKVNQGVDGTTDVTEKQAQASENVAASLNQLSLISKEIKDFAEEIVAID encoded by the coding sequence ATGAAAATTGGGATAGTTGGTGGTGGAGAAGGCGGAACTGAAATAATAAGAGTTCTTTCAGGTCTTAGCAATGTAGAGTTAGCATGGGTAACTGATATAGACCCAAAAGCTCCGGGGTTAATGATTGCAAAAGAAAACGGAGTGCTAACAAAACAAGATTTTTTGCCTCTATTGAGTGAAGAAATAGACTGTGTTATCGAAGCCACAGGAGTGCCGGCTGTTAAGAAAAGTTTAATTGGTAACATATCTGAAAATACCACCCTAATTGATGGCAAAGGTGCAAATTTAATAATGGAAATAGTGCAAGGTAGAAATACATTAATAGCAGAGCTTAAAAGCATGGCTGATAAGCTAAAAAATGATTTAGAAACTTTAAATAAGAATCTTCAAGTTGTGGGAGATGCAGTAAAAGAGGTAGAAACGGGAGTGCAAAAATTAAGGGACATGAATCATACTTTGCAAACAGAATCTAAACAAGCGGTGGTTTCAGTTGATAGGACTGAATCTGTACTTTCTCTAATAAAATCTATAAGTCACCAGACTAAAATACTAGGAATAAATTCATCAATAGAAGCGGCTAGGGCAGGTGAAGTAGGAAAAGGTTTCAACGTTGTAGCGGGAGAAATTCAAAAGTTGGCAACTACTAGCAATAGTTCTGTGGAGGAAATTGAACAAATTCTTAGAAATATTAAAGATTGCATTGATAAAGTAAACCAAGGAGTTGACGGCACTACTGATGTAACAGAAAAACAGGCCCAAGCTAGCGAAAACGTGGCCGCCAGTTTGAATCAGCTATCTTTAATTTCTAAAGAAATTAAAGATTTTGCAGAAGAAATTGTAGCCATAGATTAA
- a CDS encoding GerAB/ArcD/ProY family transporter translates to MEKSNLVAGEIFFAAISVVLASAVLFLPFLMAKIALQDAWISVILGTAAAIPFVMISIALLLRFPEKSIIEILDELLGSILGRVVGVIYAITFLLSSALIISQVEEFITISLMPETPAIAIRVLFMLVIYMGIYEGALPIVRTNVYVMPVGFIVISLVILLSIPNMSGENLTPVLAGGIFPVIEGAFLGFAWLCQIPLVILVFFKYLNKDKLKPILKLKGALTVVAVGFALLLGALATMAIFGPQQTSTMYYPSFNMARIISIGGFLEHIEVIFVGVWIAAAYIASTLFGFMAIITITQIIERKNYKTILVPTTAALFVLPSFIIRDISHLIFVLDSYFPIAMISLGAIVPLILWLISLAKAKGEPEYPEEKENSRKAS, encoded by the coding sequence ATGGAAAAAAGTAATTTAGTAGCAGGGGAAATTTTTTTTGCTGCTATTAGTGTAGTGCTGGCATCAGCAGTGCTATTTTTGCCATTTTTGATGGCAAAAATAGCACTGCAGGATGCTTGGATTTCTGTAATACTAGGCACTGCAGCGGCAATCCCTTTTGTAATGATTAGCATAGCTTTGCTTTTGAGATTCCCAGAAAAATCTATAATAGAAATATTAGATGAACTGCTAGGTAGCATACTTGGCAGGGTCGTTGGCGTGATTTATGCAATTACCTTTTTGCTTTCGTCTGCTTTAATTATCAGTCAAGTAGAGGAATTTATAACAATTTCATTGATGCCAGAAACTCCTGCTATAGCAATTCGTGTGCTATTTATGCTAGTAATCTATATGGGTATATACGAGGGAGCATTACCTATTGTTAGAACCAACGTATATGTTATGCCGGTGGGTTTTATAGTAATATCTCTAGTTATACTGTTATCTATTCCAAACATGAGCGGAGAAAATCTGACCCCTGTACTAGCAGGTGGAATTTTTCCAGTGATAGAGGGAGCTTTTCTTGGCTTTGCTTGGCTCTGTCAAATTCCTCTTGTAATTTTAGTTTTTTTTAAATACTTAAACAAAGATAAACTAAAACCTATATTGAAACTAAAAGGTGCTCTGACTGTAGTTGCAGTAGGATTTGCATTACTTTTGGGTGCTTTGGCAACTATGGCGATTTTTGGACCGCAGCAAACTTCTACGATGTATTATCCTTCATTTAATATGGCGAGGATAATATCAATAGGGGGATTTCTAGAGCATATTGAAGTTATATTTGTCGGAGTGTGGATAGCTGCTGCTTATATAGCAAGCACACTGTTTGGATTCATGGCTATCATTACAATAACCCAAATAATTGAGAGAAAAAACTATAAAACCATACTGGTGCCAACCACTGCAGCCTTATTTGTGTTACCCAGTTTTATAATAAGAGATATTAGTCATTTAATTTTTGTGTTAGATAGTTATTTTCCTATAGCTATGATTTCTTTAGGAGCAATTGTTCCTTTAATACTTTGGTTAATTTCCCTTGCAAAAGCAAAAGGAGAACCAGAATACCCTGAGGAAAAAGAAAATAGTAGAAAGGCAAGTTAA
- a CDS encoding Ger(x)C family spore germination protein, with product MKKMITKRVKKRFRQIIILFLTIGMIIPTSGCWSRRELEDLAFVLAMGIDKDEDGISILAHIGQEGGGDMEDEEGEGAMVLEGEGQTISDAFDNLFSKSNKRPFLDHMKVIIISEDLAREGIEPIMDFFRRDIRVRGNTTVMIAKEDSLEEVLEFEPDLGTQPALLLEETFRYNWERSRVFKKDFFEVVIDVLEEDRELFLPMVDVSEEEQLIISDTAVFRGYEMVEELNNKQNLGLLYLRSEVRHGTLTIETDEDEFVSLRIEDTDLEITPLEDEGQIVFHIEIDQELAITESSSQLSIDELEELASEFIQLTVLDTINVAKDIESDFLGFGSIYRRANPQQWDLQQWLDQFPEIEVIIDVETNIKSTGQIIA from the coding sequence ATGAAGAAGATGATAACAAAGAGGGTTAAGAAAAGATTTCGTCAGATTATAATTCTTTTTTTAACAATAGGAATGATTATTCCCACCTCAGGATGTTGGTCTAGAAGGGAGTTAGAAGATCTTGCCTTTGTGTTGGCAATGGGAATAGATAAAGATGAAGATGGTATTAGCATTTTAGCCCACATCGGTCAAGAAGGTGGAGGTGATATGGAAGATGAGGAAGGGGAGGGTGCCATGGTTTTGGAAGGAGAAGGGCAGACAATATCAGATGCCTTTGATAACCTTTTTTCTAAAAGTAATAAGCGTCCCTTTTTGGATCATATGAAAGTTATAATCATAAGTGAAGATTTAGCTAGGGAAGGCATCGAACCTATTATGGACTTTTTTAGAAGAGATATAAGAGTACGGGGAAACACCACTGTGATGATTGCTAAAGAGGATAGCTTAGAAGAAGTATTAGAGTTTGAACCTGACTTAGGAACCCAACCGGCACTCTTGTTAGAAGAAACGTTTAGATATAACTGGGAGCGTTCTAGAGTCTTTAAAAAAGATTTTTTTGAGGTAGTTATAGATGTTTTAGAGGAAGATAGAGAACTATTTCTTCCAATGGTCGATGTTTCTGAAGAGGAGCAACTTATAATTTCAGATACCGCTGTATTTAGAGGTTATGAAATGGTTGAAGAACTAAATAACAAGCAAAACTTAGGTCTTTTATACTTGCGCAGCGAAGTACGTCATGGAACTTTAACTATAGAAACAGATGAAGATGAATTTGTGTCTCTTCGCATTGAGGATACTGATTTAGAAATTACTCCACTGGAGGATGAAGGTCAGATCGTGTTCCATATTGAAATAGACCAAGAATTGGCTATCACCGAAAGTAGTAGTCAGCTTTCCATCGACGAACTAGAAGAACTTGCCAGTGAGTTTATCCAACTTACAGTGCTAGATACAATAAACGTAGCTAAAGATATTGAAAGTGATTTTTTGGGTTTTGGAAGTATATATAGAAGGGCTAACCCCCAGCAGTGGGATTTGCAGCAATGGTTAGACCAATTTCCAGAAATTGAAGTGATTATTGATGTAGAAACTAATATAAAAAGTACAGGTCAAATTATAGCTTAG
- a CDS encoding FmdE family protein: protein MNEKFWDECVDFHGHICPGLTIGYKAALLARKLFGGKSAEDEEIVCITENDACGVDGIQVVLGCTFGKGNLIYKDLGKVAYSFYNRDSDKSFRLLFRRDLNAPQAREEKQKFLLHSNEEDLFDITEVKEPLPQKAKLFSTVICENCGEGAAEHRIRLVEGSKTCLHCYDEYSRIN, encoded by the coding sequence ATGAATGAAAAATTTTGGGATGAGTGCGTTGATTTTCACGGTCATATCTGCCCAGGTTTAACTATAGGCTATAAAGCAGCCCTGTTAGCCCGCAAACTATTTGGTGGTAAAAGTGCGGAAGATGAAGAAATCGTTTGTATAACTGAAAATGATGCCTGTGGTGTGGATGGTATTCAGGTAGTTTTAGGCTGCACCTTTGGCAAAGGAAACCTTATATACAAAGACCTGGGGAAAGTTGCCTATAGCTTTTATAATAGGGATTCTGACAAATCTTTTAGATTGTTATTTCGAAGAGATCTTAACGCTCCCCAAGCCCGAGAAGAAAAACAAAAATTTTTGCTGCACAGCAACGAAGAAGATCTATTCGATATAACAGAAGTTAAGGAGCCCCTTCCTCAAAAGGCAAAACTTTTTTCCACTGTAATTTGCGAAAACTGTGGAGAAGGTGCCGCTGAACATCGCATACGTTTAGTTGAAGGAAGTAAAACCTGCCTTCATTGTTATGATGAATATAGTCGCATAAATTAA